TGAGATTTTAATATCCATTGATGCAGACAGCATGTTAAAAAAAGACTCCCTGAATTATATTAACAATGAATTTGAAGATGAAAGTGTTATAGCAGCAGGTGGTACAGTGCATATTGCTCAAGGAATCAAAAAAGAAAAAGGGAAAATATTACCTAATTTTGGAATTAAGCCTCTTATTAGGTGTCAAGTCCTACAATATCTAGATAGTTTTTTTATAAGAAAAATAACTCAAGCTAAATTTGGATCCATGATAGTTATTGCTGGTGCTTTTGGAGCATTTAGAAAAAGTATTTTACTTGAGATTGATGGATATAGAAGTACAGTAGGGGAAGATATGGATATAACTCTAAAATTACAGAAATATATAAATAAGAGTACAAAAAAACTTCGTTTATTATACATTCCAGAAGCAATTTGTTATACTGAATGCCCTGCTAATCTAAGAGGTCTATATAAACAGAGATTAAGATGGCAAAGAGCCTTTATTGATTGTGTAGTGGAATATTGGGATTTGCTATTCAAGGGTTTTAATAGAATAGTTTCTTATTATTTTTTACTAGATTCATTCATCATAGGGACTTTAACTGCTTTTTCTACTATTTTTATAGCTCTCGATATGGCAATACAGGGAATCAATACTTATATGCTGATCATTCTTTTTATGATAACAACCCTTATTGCTATTTCACAAGATATATTATGCTTAACAGTAAGTGCCCACTATGGTTTTGTATACTCCAAGGTGGATTATGTTAAGATAATATTGTTTTTACCATTTGAGGTTTTGATTTATCGACCATTAGGAATGGTATTTACAATAATTGGTACTATCTCGTATTTCTTCAATGATCATCATTGGGGTAGTGCAGATAGGATTGGAGAATTTTCAATATCATAATTGTGAACTATTTTATAACTATAATTTTAGAGAGGAAGATTATTTGAATAAGCAACAGGTGGAAAATAGAATTCTGTATTTGGATATATTACGTGTTTTAGCTATATTTGCAGTTATTACAATTCATGTAACGGCAATGGATATAATCAAAGTGAAGGATATTGGAAGTTTTGAGTGGTGGGTATCGAATATATTCAATTCAATTTCTAGATGGGGTGTACCAGTATTTTTTATGATGAGTGGAGTTCTATTGCTGAACCCTAAAAACAATGAGAGTACATCAGATTTTCTAAAAAAAAGAATAGGAAAGATAGGTATTCCATTAATCGTATGGTCTATCATATATTCAATTGCCAAACATTATTTTATAGAAATGGACAAGCCTGAAATTATTACATATCCTAAAATATTATTGACTGATATAATTTTTGATAGAGCATATTATCATCTTTGGTTTATATATGTTATTATAACCATTTACTTGATTACTCCCTTTCTGAGAAAGATTATAAAACATTCTAATATCAAAGAAATCAGATACCTGCTAATTTTGTGGTTTATATCAACTATAGGGAGTTATACATATCACAGTATATATACTTGTATCCTACATGAAAGATCTTCTTATATCAGAATATTAGATATACCATTGGTTGGTGGATTTATAGGTTATTTTGTTCTTGGTTACTATCTTAATAAAATTGAGATAACTAAAAAAATAAGGGGAATCATTTATTTTATTGCTGGATTAAGTTTTATACTTATCCCCATACTAATATACTCTACTAGCATAGGAAAAACTAAACTCAACGAACAATTTTACAATCATTTCATGATTACAACTTTTTTCATCACCATAGGAGTGTTTGTTTTCTTTAGATATAAGAACTTTGATAATATAATACCAGTAAATATGAAAAAACTAATTGTTTCAATGAGTAATGCAACATTCGGCATCTACTTAGTGCATATGCTGGTTCTAGGCAATATAGTTAATGATATCATTCCAAAAGAAATAAATACAATCATCAAAGTAATAGCAAGAGTCATACTAACATATATAATCAGCTATTTGATCGTTATGTTAGGAAGATTAAATAAATATTTAAAGAAATATTTATTCCCATAATAATAGATATATTTAAGTTTTTTTAAAAAATATAATTAAATAAAACTGAAATAGCTACTAGTTTACTATATAGAAGAAAAAGTGTTTTGTGATAATTTCTAAGTTACTAGGGGCAAAATAGTATATGTATATGTGGAGTAGTGAGGCAGGACGCCGAACCCAGCTTTTTGCTCAGGACGAGCAAGTAGCTGGCGTAACATATACATATACTATTTTGCAAACGCCAAGTCAGAACAAAATATTTTTTCTGACTTACCTGAATATATTTAAAGAAAACTCCTAAAAATAATTATCCATTGACAAAGACTAGATTATCTAGTAATATGAAATTAGATAATTTAAGTATATGAATGTGAGAGGTACGTTTATGGCGAAGGTGTTCTTTAACTAATCTAATTTAATAGCGGCATGATAAAATTATAATAATCTTACTTTTTGGTAGAATTATTATGCTTTTTTGATATGCCTTAGTAAGTATTGATTATACCTATATGATAGGTTTAATAATTGTACTTATTATTAGATTTTTTAATAGAACATTTATATACTGTAATTATCATATTTATATACGTTTCATATATAAAATATTTGTGTAATTATGGCTGAAAATGATTATGTTCATTTTCAGCTTTTTTAATTTAAAAATAAATAATTTTATGGAACTTGAAATCAATAATAAACTTTAACATAGACAAATGGAGGTAATACCGTTGAATATAAAAGCTTTAGAGCTATTAGAATATAATAAAATAAAAGAAAATGTAAGAGAGTTAGCAGTATCAGAATTAGGTAAGAAGTTGATTGATGAATTAAACCCCAGCGATGATATAGACAGGGTTAAGAATCAATTGATTGAAACAACAGAAGCAAGAAGTATCATGGATAAAAGTTCAGCAGTACCTATTCAGAATCTTGTAGGTATTGAAAATGTCATAGAAAAGTTGGGAAAAGGAACGGCTCTCAATCCAGAGGATTTACAAAGTATCTTAGGATTGCTTCGTAGTACCAAAAAGTTGAAAAGATTCATGGAAGAAAGGAAGTATATTGCACCTACAATAAGTAATTATGCTTTTTCCATGTTTGAACTAAGTGACGTCATTGAAGAAATAGATAGATGTATAGATAATGGTCGTGTCGTAGATAAAGCCAGTACTCAACTAGAAAAAATAAGGAAAAAAATATATATTGCAGAAAATAGAGTGAAGGTGAAATTGGATGATATAATAAAATCCCCTGCTCATAGAAAATATCTACAGGAAAATATAGTTAGCATTAAAAACGGAAGACATGTCATAGCTGTAAAAAGTGAATATAGAAATAATATAGCTGGTAGTGTAATTGATAAATCCTCTACAGGTTCCACATTATTTATAGAACCCCAGGCGGTAAGAAAATTACAAAGTGAACTGGATCTACTGAAAATAGATGAGGAAAAGGAAGAATATCAGATTCTAATATACTTGACTTATATGGTTGAATCTTATAGCAGAGAATTAAACATTAGTATAGAAACCATGGCTTACTATGATTATGTATTTGCAAAAGGCAAGTACAGTAAAAGTATCAATGGGAGAAGTGCTAATGTGAATTTTGATGGTTATATCAAGATTAATGGTGGTAAACATCCAATGCTTGGAAATGATGTAGTTCCACTAGATTTTGAAGTAGGCAATGACTATAGTGCATTAGTGATAACAGGACCTAACACGGGAGGTAAGACAGTAGCACTTAAGACTATAGGATTATTTACAGCAATGATACAATCTGGATTACATGTTCCAGTCCAAGAGGGAAGCGAATTCTCAATATATAGTGATATATTAGTTGATATTGGTGATGGTCAGAGTATAGAACAGTCTCTTAGTACCTTTTCGGCACATGTTAAGAATATAATAGAGATAATGAAGGCTGCCACTAAATACACATTAATAATACTAGATGAGTTAGGTGCAGGAACAGACCCGGCTGAAGGAGAAGGGTTAGCAGTATCTGTACTAGAGGAACTATATGATAGAGGATCAACAATTATAGCTACATCCCACTATAGCAAAGTTAAAACATTTGCAACAGAACATGAAGGATTCAACAATGGAAGAATGACATTTGATATAGCAACATTAAAACCTATGTACAAATTAGTGATAGGAGAAGCTGGAGAAAGTAATGCTTTTATAATAGCCCTTAGACTAGGTATGAAAACAGATGTTATTGAAAGAGCACATAAAATAACTTATAATGAAGAAAAGAATTACAAATCATTACTATCCAATGAACAAACCAACAAGGAAAAATTAAAAGTAAACTACTATACAAAAGCAAAACGTCCAAAATCCTTAGATAGACAAAAACTGACTGAGGAGAATAAGAAATCTATAGTAGAATATAATATTGGAGATGTAGTCTATGTCCATACTGTTAAACAAAAAGGAGTAGTCTATGAGAAGGTAAATAAAAAAGGCGAAGTCGGAGTGATGGTAAGGAATAAAAAGATGTTGGTTCAGATTAAAAGGTTATCACCATTCTTAGATAGTAAAGATCTATATCCAGAAGATTATGATATGGATATCATATTTGAAACAAAAGAAAATAGGAAGAAAAAGAAGACTATGAATAGGAAATATGTAAAAGATATGGTAAGAGAAATCGAGTAAAAGAAAAACGATATGGAGGAATAATATGTTGACACGTGATGAAGTGAAAAAATATATACTAAGTAAACCAGGTGCTTATGAAGATTATCCTTTCGGGGACGATGTACCAGTATTTAAGGTATGCAACAAGATGTTTGGTCTTTTCAACAGTGGTAATGATGAGCTTAGGGTTAACTTGAAAAGTGACCCTAGCGAGGCTCTTTACCTTAGAGATAATTTTGAAGCTATCATACCAGGGTATCATATGAATAAAAAACATTGGAATACGGTTATTATAGATGGTAGTTTACCTGATTCTATGATTACAGAATTGATTGATAAATCATATATGCTTGTCTATAGTAAACTTAAGAAAAGTGAGAGAGAAATTTTAGATAAAAAATGAATATATGGGGTAAGGATACGTTGATTATACTGGATAATGAATTATTGCTGCTATTTTGGAAATGGGAATATCGGCAATAGAGCCAGGTTTATACAAACAAGGGGGAGAGTTATTAAAGGTTCTATTGAAATTAATCATATTTTTTGGTGATTCGTCATGCTTTTTTATTACCCCTAGCGTTAGGATTAATGTAACGTAATCTTCATGGATTGCTGCAAGTGTTCCGGTAAAATCAACGCTATTATCATTACACCCAACAGTGTGAATCGTAACTGTCTTATAAAGGAACTTTTTCAAGTTATCTGAGAATATATTATCAACCATATTAATCACCATATTGTACTCTATAGTTTAACTATAGAGAGAAGAAATCTATGTGATTAATTATATTAGAATGTTAGTATAATTATTACTGATAGAGAGTTGTATACTCATATATATTTATAATAAATATTATTATATGAAGAAAGCAGGGATTCCCCTGCTTTTTTTCTATTACTATTGAACTGCGTTTTGTACGAAAGATGCAATCTTGTCACAAGGTATTAAAGTAACAGATCCTAAATTATTGTAGCAACCATATCCACTGTAACCAAAACCACAGCAACCGCCACCACTGCCATAACCGCTTCCGCCGCCGCAACCGCAACCGCAGCCACTAAGATTAGTTTTACAAGTGTTGCAACCTTGACCACAACATGCAGCACATGGTCCTTGAATTGGATAAGTAGGAGCTCCACCTGGGCAAGTTAATAACTTAATAAAGCACTCTGTACAAGCAAGAACTATACCAGTAAAACCACAACCTGATGCGCCTCCACTTGTTGTAAAAATAGTAACTGTTTGACCTATTAATCTACCAAGATCATGATGGAAACCATAACCGTCAGCCATTTATTCTAACCTCCTTTTATTATCTTGTCCTAGTATATAGTATGTCTAGGTGTCCTAATGTGTGAAAAATAAAATAGAAAAATTTTTATTTATATGCTATAATTTTTATGCTATAGAAAAACGGCATGATTATGATTGTTATGATAATCCGATTAAGTTAGAGAGGTAAATAAGAATGGTAAACCGTATTGGTATGTTGTTAGAGAGATATGATATATATAATCGATGGGTAAGCGTTGCTATATCTATAATTATAATTTTATTGATTTGTATTATAGTCCAGAAAATAACCAAATATATTATACTTAATATCATCCAGAAAATAGTTAATAAAACAGATAATGTCTTTGATGAAATATTATATGAGAAAAAAGTATTTCATAATATATCACATATAGCTCCAGCAATTATAATATACATATTCTCTAATTCATTTGAATCAAGGGAGATAATACAGAGTATTGTATATGCATATATCCTGCTTATACTTACTTTAACTTTATTTAAGATATTAGATTCAATACAACAAATATATAGAACTAAAGAGTTTTCTAAGAGTAGACCAATCAAAGGAATCATACAAGTTATAAAAATTATAATATGTGTATTTGCTGTGGTATTCATTGTTGCAATATTCACAAGTGATTCTGCAGCTTGGGCTATGTTAAGTGGGCTTGGAGGAATGTCGGCAATCATTATTCTAATATTCAGAGATTCCATATTAGGTCTTGTCGCAGGGATTCAATTATCAACTAATAACTTATTAAAAATCGGTGATTGGATAGAAATGCAGCAATTTGGTGCAGATGGTGAAGTAGTTGATATATCATTAACTAATATAACTGTGGAAAATTGGGATAAAACCTTAGTCAACGTTCCTGCTTATAAATTTATAGATGAATCATTCAAGAATTGGAGAGGAATGACAGACGCTGGTGGAAGAAGAATTAAAAGAGCAATACATATAGACATTAACACTATTAGATTTCTTGATGATAAGCTATATGACCATTTAATGGAAGTAGACATGTTAAAAGATTATTTGACTAGCAAACAATGTGATATTAATGCTTATAATAAGAGTTGTAACATGGTCAACAATGTTAATGGTAGGAAGCTTACTAATATTGGTTCATTTAGAGCTTACGTAATTGAGTATCTCAAGAGAAATCCCAAAATACATAATGATTTCACCTTACTAGTAAGACAATTGGCTCCTACTGATACAGGATTACCAATAGAAATATATTGCTTCACTAATGATACAGCATGGGCTAACTACGAAGGAATCATGGCAGATATTTTTGACCATCTGTTGGCAATAATTAGTGAGTTTGATTTGAAAGTATATCAAAATCCATCAGGTTCAGATTTTGTGAAATTGGCTAAGTAAAAATAAAGGGGATGGAATTAGATGAAAAAAATATTTGAAAATGATTGGCAAGAACTTTTAAATGATGAATTTGATAAAGAATATTATAAAAAATTACGACATCAGTTGAAGAATGAATATAGTAATTACACTATATATCCTGATATGTACGATATATTTAATGCATTGCATTACACATCCTATGAAAATGTGAAAGTTGTTATATTAGGTCAAGATCCTTATCATGGACCTAATCAAGCACATGGGTTGAGTTTTTCAGTGAAAAAAGGTGTGAGGATACCACCCTCCCTAGTAAACATATATAAAGAATTGAATAATGATTTGGACTGTAAAATACCAAGTCATGGTAATCTTACTAAGTGGGCTAAGCAAGGTATACTATTACTGAATGCATCATTGACAGTAAGAGCTTCCAAGCCTTCTTCTCACAGTAAAATAGGATGGCAGATTTTTACTGATAAAATAATATCTCTGCTAAATCAACGAGAGGAACCTGTTGTTTTCATTTTATGGGGGAACTATGCAATTTCCAAGGAAAAACTTATTACCAATGATAGACATTATATTATAAAATCTGTTCATCCAAGTCCATTATCAGCAAGCAGGGGCTTTTTTGGCAGTAAACCATTTTCTAAGGCAAATGAGTTTTTGAAAAGTATTAATAAAGAAGAAATAGACTGGCAAATAGATGAGATATAAAAAAAGGATGGATAAAAAATGGGTAAAACGTTAGTATTAGCTGAGAAACCTTCTGTTGGTAGAGAAATAGGAAGGGTTCTTTCATGTAAAAGAAAATCAGATGGAGCATTATATGGAGATAAATATGTGGTGACTTGGGCACTTGGACATTTAGTTACTTTGGCAAATCCAGAAAGTTACCATGAAAGATACAAGAGTTGGAATATGAATGACTTGCCCATGCTTCCAGAAAAGATGAAATTAGTGGTCATCAAGAAAACTTCCAGACAGTTCAATGTAGTTAAGAATCTCATGAACAGCAAAGATATAACGGAAATCGTAATTGCAACTGATGCTGGAAGAGAAGGTGAACTTGTAGCAAGATGGATTATAGAGAAAGCAAGAGTTAAAAAGCCTATAAAAAGATTATGGATTTCATCACAAACAGATAAAGCAATAAAAGATGGATTTAAAAACTTGAAAGACGGAAAGGCATACTGGAATCTATATAGGTCAGCATTTGCAAGGTCAAAAGCAGATTGGTACGTTGGACTTAACTTGACTAGAGCATTAACCTGCAAACATAATGTGCAGTTATCAGCTGGTAGAGTTCAGACACCAACTCTTAACATGATTGTTCAAAGAGAAGAAGAAATTAATAAATTTGTTCCAGCAAAATTCTGGGAAATAAAGTGTTCAGCAAAAAATGTTGAATTTAACCTATTGGGTAAGGATGGTAACTCAAGAATATTCAACAAAGAAAAAAGAGATAGCTTATTGGATAAGTTGAAAAATGAAGATGGTGTTGTAAAGAGTGTAGAAGAAAAGATTAAGAAAATAAATGCTCCGTATGCTTATGATTTGACAACACTACAAATAGATGCAAATAATAAATATGGTTTTTCTGCTAAGAGAACCTTACAGATAATGCAGCAATTATATGAGCACCATAAAGCGGTTACTTATCCAAGGACTGATTCCAAGTATATATCCAAAGATATAGTGCCTACGTTAAAAGAAAGATTGGAAACTATAACATCCAGTTCATATAAAGGCTTTGCGAGAGCACTACTTAGAACGAAATTAAATATTTCAAGTAGATTTGTAGATGATAAAAAAGTAACTGACCACCATGCTATCATTCCTACAGAACAAACAGTATTTTTAAATGATCTATCCTCAGATGAAAGAAAAATATATGATCTTATTGTAAAAAGATTCTTAGAAGTTCTTTCCAAGCCATGTGAATATAAGGAAATAAAAGTAAAACTTAGTGTAAAAGATGAATTATTCAATGTAACATATAAAAATATTATTAATCAAGGATGGAAACAGATAGGCTCTGATAATGAAGATATTAAAAATGAGCAGATAAAATTCAAAAAGGATGATAAAGTAAAGATAGATAAAGTTTTCTATAATGAAGGTTCTACAAAACCACCTTCAAGATATACTGAAGCTTTGTTATTAGCAGACATGGAAAATCCTAAGCGGTTTGTAAAAGAAAGCAAAATGAAAGAAACCTTATCAAGTGTTGGAGGAATAGGCACTGTAGCAACAAGGGCAGATATCATTGAGAAATTATATAATACCTATTATATAGAAAACAAAGACGGTAAAATACATCCTACCTCCAAAGGTAAACAATTGGTTGAATTAGTACCAGAAGATATAAAATCACCTATACTTACGGCAAAATGGGAAATGGAATTGACTGGTATAAGTAAAGGCAACGTAAAAGAAATCAAGTTCACGGAAAATATAAAAAACTATACAAAAGAACTTGTGGAGAAAGTAAAAAAAGATAATGTAACTTTTAAACATGATAATATAACTGGTGAAAAATGCCCGGATTGTGGCAGTAATCTGTTGAAAGTCAATAATAAACAAGGCGAGATGCTAGTCTGTAAAGACAGAGAATGCGGCTACAAGAGAATGCTCAATAGAGCAACTAATGCAAGATGCCCCGAGTGCCATAAGAAAATGATAATGGTTGGTGAGGGAGACAAAAAGATGTTCATATGCAATAATTGCGGTTTCAAAGAAAAGCTGACTTCTTGGAACAAGAAAAAAGAAGGAAAATCCAATCAGATGAATAAAAAACAAGTGAAGAATTATATGAATAAAATGAAAAAAGATGCTGACAAACCATTGAATAATGCTTTTGCAGATTCACTATCAAAATTTAAGTTTTAACACTATGTTAAAAGGGACGTATCATGATTGATTTGATTTCAATCATGATAGTCCCTTTAAAATTTATTACATTGGTTTATTAGAAAATTTTGTTTTAGCTTCTGATATTTTATTTTGTTGTGCTGCTTCAGTCTTATACCATCCCTTAGTAGCCATTTCTTTATACACATTGTCTTGAGTGCAGAATGAATTATTCAATGCGTTTTCAAATTCTTGTCTAACATTAGGGGTAGCAGCTTC
The window above is part of the Vallitalea guaymasensis genome. Proteins encoded here:
- a CDS encoding endonuclease MutS2, giving the protein MNIKALELLEYNKIKENVRELAVSELGKKLIDELNPSDDIDRVKNQLIETTEARSIMDKSSAVPIQNLVGIENVIEKLGKGTALNPEDLQSILGLLRSTKKLKRFMEERKYIAPTISNYAFSMFELSDVIEEIDRCIDNGRVVDKASTQLEKIRKKIYIAENRVKVKLDDIIKSPAHRKYLQENIVSIKNGRHVIAVKSEYRNNIAGSVIDKSSTGSTLFIEPQAVRKLQSELDLLKIDEEKEEYQILIYLTYMVESYSRELNISIETMAYYDYVFAKGKYSKSINGRSANVNFDGYIKINGGKHPMLGNDVVPLDFEVGNDYSALVITGPNTGGKTVALKTIGLFTAMIQSGLHVPVQEGSEFSIYSDILVDIGDGQSIEQSLSTFSAHVKNIIEIMKAATKYTLIILDELGAGTDPAEGEGLAVSVLEELYDRGSTIIATSHYSKVKTFATEHEGFNNGRMTFDIATLKPMYKLVIGEAGESNAFIIALRLGMKTDVIERAHKITYNEEKNYKSLLSNEQTNKEKLKVNYYTKAKRPKSLDRQKLTEENKKSIVEYNIGDVVYVHTVKQKGVVYEKVNKKGEVGVMVRNKKMLVQIKRLSPFLDSKDLYPEDYDMDIIFETKENRKKKKTMNRKYVKDMVREIE
- a CDS encoding glycosyltransferase family 2 protein, which produces MENKEQGISILIPAYNEELVIKNCIDAVFNLEYSNYETIIINDGSSDNTLQILRTYLDLEVTERTKSNQLSHKIIHNVLQSKKYPNIYVIDKENGGKADSLNAGIEYAHNEILISIDADSMLKKDSLNYINNEFEDESVIAAGGTVHIAQGIKKEKGKILPNFGIKPLIRCQVLQYLDSFFIRKITQAKFGSMIVIAGAFGAFRKSILLEIDGYRSTVGEDMDITLKLQKYINKSTKKLRLLYIPEAICYTECPANLRGLYKQRLRWQRAFIDCVVEYWDLLFKGFNRIVSYYFLLDSFIIGTLTAFSTIFIALDMAIQGINTYMLIILFMITTLIAISQDILCLTVSAHYGFVYSKVDYVKIILFLPFEVLIYRPLGMVFTIIGTISYFFNDHHWGSADRIGEFSIS
- a CDS encoding uracil-DNA glycosylase; protein product: MKKIFENDWQELLNDEFDKEYYKKLRHQLKNEYSNYTIYPDMYDIFNALHYTSYENVKVVILGQDPYHGPNQAHGLSFSVKKGVRIPPSLVNIYKELNNDLDCKIPSHGNLTKWAKQGILLLNASLTVRASKPSSHSKIGWQIFTDKIISLLNQREEPVVFILWGNYAISKEKLITNDRHYIIKSVHPSPLSASRGFFGSKPFSKANEFLKSINKEEIDWQIDEI
- a CDS encoding spore coat protein encodes the protein MRKDEDLLNDCLVSEKQLCSTLSTAVTEAATPNVRQEFENALNNSFCTQDNVYKEMATKGWYKTEAAQQNKISEAKTKFSNKPM
- a CDS encoding MmcQ/YjbR family DNA-binding protein; the protein is MLTRDEVKKYILSKPGAYEDYPFGDDVPVFKVCNKMFGLFNSGNDELRVNLKSDPSEALYLRDNFEAIIPGYHMNKKHWNTVIIDGSLPDSMITELIDKSYMLVYSKLKKSEREILDKK
- a CDS encoding acyltransferase, with protein sequence MNKQQVENRILYLDILRVLAIFAVITIHVTAMDIIKVKDIGSFEWWVSNIFNSISRWGVPVFFMMSGVLLLNPKNNESTSDFLKKRIGKIGIPLIVWSIIYSIAKHYFIEMDKPEIITYPKILLTDIIFDRAYYHLWFIYVIITIYLITPFLRKIIKHSNIKEIRYLLILWFISTIGSYTYHSIYTCILHERSSYIRILDIPLVGGFIGYFVLGYYLNKIEITKKIRGIIYFIAGLSFILIPILIYSTSIGKTKLNEQFYNHFMITTFFITIGVFVFFRYKNFDNIIPVNMKKLIVSMSNATFGIYLVHMLVLGNIVNDIIPKEINTIIKVIARVILTYIISYLIVMLGRLNKYLKKYLFP
- a CDS encoding DNA topoisomerase III, whose protein sequence is MGKTLVLAEKPSVGREIGRVLSCKRKSDGALYGDKYVVTWALGHLVTLANPESYHERYKSWNMNDLPMLPEKMKLVVIKKTSRQFNVVKNLMNSKDITEIVIATDAGREGELVARWIIEKARVKKPIKRLWISSQTDKAIKDGFKNLKDGKAYWNLYRSAFARSKADWYVGLNLTRALTCKHNVQLSAGRVQTPTLNMIVQREEEINKFVPAKFWEIKCSAKNVEFNLLGKDGNSRIFNKEKRDSLLDKLKNEDGVVKSVEEKIKKINAPYAYDLTTLQIDANNKYGFSAKRTLQIMQQLYEHHKAVTYPRTDSKYISKDIVPTLKERLETITSSSYKGFARALLRTKLNISSRFVDDKKVTDHHAIIPTEQTVFLNDLSSDERKIYDLIVKRFLEVLSKPCEYKEIKVKLSVKDELFNVTYKNIINQGWKQIGSDNEDIKNEQIKFKKDDKVKIDKVFYNEGSTKPPSRYTEALLLADMENPKRFVKESKMKETLSSVGGIGTVATRADIIEKLYNTYYIENKDGKIHPTSKGKQLVELVPEDIKSPILTAKWEMELTGISKGNVKEIKFTENIKNYTKELVEKVKKDNVTFKHDNITGEKCPDCGSNLLKVNNKQGEMLVCKDRECGYKRMLNRATNARCPECHKKMIMVGEGDKKMFICNNCGFKEKLTSWNKKKEGKSNQMNKKQVKNYMNKMKKDADKPLNNAFADSLSKFKF
- a CDS encoding mechanosensitive ion channel family protein, which gives rise to MVNRIGMLLERYDIYNRWVSVAISIIIILLICIIVQKITKYIILNIIQKIVNKTDNVFDEILYEKKVFHNISHIAPAIIIYIFSNSFESREIIQSIVYAYILLILTLTLFKILDSIQQIYRTKEFSKSRPIKGIIQVIKIIICVFAVVFIVAIFTSDSAAWAMLSGLGGMSAIIILIFRDSILGLVAGIQLSTNNLLKIGDWIEMQQFGADGEVVDISLTNITVENWDKTLVNVPAYKFIDESFKNWRGMTDAGGRRIKRAIHIDINTIRFLDDKLYDHLMEVDMLKDYLTSKQCDINAYNKSCNMVNNVNGRKLTNIGSFRAYVIEYLKRNPKIHNDFTLLVRQLAPTDTGLPIEIYCFTNDTAWANYEGIMADIFDHLLAIISEFDLKVYQNPSGSDFVKLAK